The region TTGACAGGCTGGTTGACCTGACCGAACCGATATGCCAACGGATTGATAAGGAAAAAGCATCTATGCTTCTCTTTGATACCTCCGGTATTGAAGCATGGGTAACAGAAAATAATCCCAAATACGCCAACCGTATCATCAAACAGCTAAAATCTTTAAAAAAAGCGAACGGGCTGGATGATTCCTTTGACCCTTATAAAGCCGCCTATGGTTCCATGCCGCCTCATGCTGCCGCTAATCCTGCGATTCAGCAGATGTACATTAACGGGCATTTCTGTTATGCCTTTAAATTCGGCATCGTTACAAACGGGCTGGGTATCGTCAGACATATTTCCTTTTACAACAAAGATTTTCTCGTATCCCATCCTGAGATCATCGTGGAAAAGAAATCTGACTCTCCGGATGAGGACAAAAGCCTTGCAGATTCCAAAGCGCTAATCCCGACTCTGAAGGATTTCTTCCGGAAACATCCGCTTATCAACCCCAAAACGTTTCTGGGGGATGCCGCTTTCGATTCCATCGAGATTTATAAATACCTACTGCAGGAAACATCCTTTGAAAAAGCGTATATTCCCCTGAAAAACAAACTCAAAATCGAAGGAGTCGATTACACCGTAAATGCTGATGGCATTCCCTGTTGCCCGCATGATGCTTCACTCCCAATGAAACGGGAAGGAAGTAAATCTCATTTGCGCTGTGGTCTTCCAACCATGAAATTTGTCTGTCCCAAAATGAAATGGGAACGAGACAACATTACAAAGAAAACCAAACGCGTATGCCATTGTGACAACCCGTGTACAGCATCTTCCTGCGGAAGAATGATCTACATCTATCCGGAACAGAACCTCCGTGCTTATCCAGGGACTATCCGCGGCACATCAGAATGGGACTCCACATATAAAATCCGGGTGAATGTAGAAAAATCCATTAACCACTTTAAGGACAGCTTTTGTGTTGCCGGGCGTAAAACACAGAATGAGAAAACACTCCATGCGGATTTGCTCCTTGCCGGAATTGCCCAGCTGATTACCGTAATGGTTGCGGATAAAATCCATAAACATCAATATATCCGCAGCTTGAAACCTTTGATCGCATAAGTATCCGTGGTTCATATTCCTTTACTGTCAGATACCCGTATCTGTTTTATTTTCGCACCCGAAAATCCTGTTTTTTACACACACCTCCCGAAAATCCGGCTATGCCAGATTTTTGTCTTGTTGGAATCAAGATTTCCTACTTGTTTCGCAATTACCTATTTAAAAATAGAATGATCCGCAGCGTATTTCCTCTCTGCTGATCTTAAATAAATTTTAGCAAACGCTTCTCTAAAAATCTTCTATGGAACCTTAAGAAATTAGAAAGTCTGAACCTTCAATCTTTTCATTTTTCTGAACAATATCCTCCTTCAGATATGCCATCTTCCATTGTTTTATCCTTTTTAGAAAATCTCTTTCCAAACAATCCGGGTCCAGTTTCCCCGATGAAAACATCTGCCAGTAGCAGCTAAGCAGATAGCCATTGATCTCTTCTAATAATAGCTGTGTATCGATGCCTGGCCGAAATGAATCCCTATCTGCCAGAAATGCGATATCATCCGTTCCGTTGCCGAATACAAACATATCGTTGTGCCGGAGTATCTCTTTTATCTCCTGGTTTTCTTCAAAAAGCGCCCTCAATGTAAATATGTATATGCTTGGAACCTCCCTCATAAATACACACATTGCTCTTACTCTCTGATATATAACATCAAAAAAGTCTGTAACTGGTATATGGCACTCCATGACTGCCTCATGGAACCGCCTGCATGCATGCTCCCAGAGATATAGATACAGTTCTTTTTTATTTATGAAGTAATGAAACAATAGGGATTTGGATACACCACCAGCATCTGCGAGCCTGGACATGGATGCATTTTTATAGCTGTTCTGTGAAAAGACTTCATATGCAGCGTTTACAATCTGCATCTGTCTTTCCTCTGGAAGTGCAAAAAATCTGTCATTCATCCGAATCCTCCTTCCTGCCCTGTATTTCATTTATTTGGTAAAAGCCAGAGCCTCTGATAGCCAGAGGCTCCCCCATATCAAATTGACAGTTTCGGAAGGTTTCTATCTTGTCGGCATCTGAAAGCCGACAAGTGCGCGGTTCAAAAAATCATTGAAGGGTTTCATGATCCGGAACAGCCTTACCGCCTCTGACAAAAAATTCTCCCCATCTGCAATCGTTTCATCCTTCACTGGATATTCCAGATACCAGCTTTTAAACTTCAAAAATTCTGCCTGCGGATGCTCCTGATCATATCCGGCCGGAACTTTTTTCAGTGCTGTTCCCTGTACGGCAAATTCTTTCTGAAACTCTGGCCCGCTGATAATTTTCTCCCATTCCTCACCATTTGCTGCAATATAATCCCGGATCATCAAAGTTGCGTCTTTAAACATATCCGCAAACAATCCGCCGCCAAGAAAGGACCCTCCGCCCGGTTTAATCATCAGATAATACCCAACCGGAACCGGCAGTTTCCCGTCCGGACCGATATGTGCCCGAAACGCCGGATTGTAAGGTGACTTATCATGACTGAACCGGGTATCCCTTGTCAGCTTAAAGGTCAGCTCCTTTGCATCCCTTGGATGGATTTGGCTGTCAAACTCCCCAATCCGGAAGATCAACGTTTCCACCAGTGCCTCAAACTGGGCATTTGCCTCTTTATACTCTGTCTTATGGGCATGATACCATTCCCGGTTATTATTTTGATTTAATTCTTTTAAGTAATTTAAAATAATCTGTGTATCCATATCGTTCCCCTTTCTAACCATTCCCGACAACGGAAAAGGAAGTTCCGCTTAAAAATTCCTCGATAAACTGTTTCAGGTTTTCCGGAGACTGGTAGGTCTTACAGAAAGAAAACTCCTGCGACAGATCATCGATCTCCTCCATGGCTTCTTTCACATCCAGCATCACCTGGGCAGGCACCGCTGTCTGGAAATAGAGCTGTGACGGGTGAATACGGTGGCTCTGAATAGCATAATTTACCCTGTTTTCACAGTGGCATTTCCCTTTTCCATATTCACCGCAGTATTCTGTCAGAAAATCCGCCATTTTTTTCCGCACCCTTGACAGACGCTGGCGGTATGCCTCCGGCGTGATCCCCAGAATATCCCCGGCAATCCGGCTGTCCACCTTAAACATGGTTCCCAGGATGAATATACATCTGCTCTCCGTATCCAAGCACTGGAGCATTACATTTGTACAAGACATCTTCAATTCTTCGGCAAGGATTGCTTTTTCCACATTCTGGGTCAGATCCGGTATGTCCTCTGTCTTTGCGTTTTGGATATCACTTCCATAAAATTCAAAGCTTAAGGGCACGTTGGCAAACATATGCTTTTTGTAGTCTTTCAAATGGTTGACCGCAATGCGGAATACCCAAGTAGAAAAAGAACTCTCTCCCTTAAAGGAGGATAGGTGTGTCATGACCTTCAAAAGGATATCCTGGGATGCGTCCTCTGCGTCCGGGAACGTTCCAAGCATACGCAGGGACAGGTTGAATACCAGATCTTGTATGCCGGTCATCACTGTTTCCAGAGATTGCTTGTCACCGGCAGTCGCTTTTTGGATCAGGTCCATCAGTTCTTCGTTGGTAAATGAGTTCATGGTTCCTCTTTTCTGAAGTGCAAATGGTATTTGTTACGGCGTGTGGACAGAAACCTTTTGATTCCCGCCGGTAAATTCTGCGGCACTTCTTAACAGAATTATTCCGTATATTTCATTAGACTGTTATCATTTTGCTGTGTGACAGGGAAATTTATTTTTCCATTGGCTTCGTTTTGTTCCAATATTTTGAATTTGTCCTTCCAGAAAACATTTACTCTATTATCATACCATTAACCGATTTGCGGAAGACTCTGGATATAGAAAAAACCGCAAAACATAGTCCACGGCTTTTCTATATTTCAAACTATTTACTTCTAAAAATATATATCTGACTATCTTGCTGTTCCTATCGTATTTCTTCAAATTCAACCTTTTCAGCCCACTTTAACCCTTCATTCTCTTTTAGAAGCCCCATATGATAGAGTGCCTGAATACAATCGGCATATCCCTGAATATAAGCTCTCCCTTCCTGGGCAGAGGATAAATCCTCCAGGCAATCTTTCATTTTTTCCACCTTATCCTGCTGCTCAGCGGATAAGGTTTCCAGAAACTTTTCCCATTCTGGTTCTGTCTGCTTCCAGACTGCAAGCGCCTCTTCATATTCCGAGGTCCGTACATAGCTTTTTCGGTTCATATTTTCCCGGTTCAGACTCCCCAGAAACTGAGCCATTTTCATCCATGCATCATTTAACATTTCCGTTTCTCCTTTTTATCGTATATTTTGTCTGTCCAATATTTCCTTCATATTTCTCTCTTTACTGCACATTATATATACCATAGAAGAGTTTTATCAACCATAATCGCTTAATAATTTGCTCCATAGCAGATAAAATCATAAAATCTAACATTATTTATGGAGGTAACTGAATGGACGAACTGTTAAAGCAAATTGGAAACCGGATATTAGGCCGTAGAAAACAACTTCGCATGACACAGGATGAGCTTGCTGAAAAAGCAGGTGTTACACCCCAGACAATTTCTTCTGCCGAACTTGGCAAAAAGGCTCTTCGTCCGGAGAACATTATACGGGTTTGCTCTGCACTGGATATCAGTACCGATTACCTGTTGCTCGGCATAATAAACACCAATGACCATTCCGTCCTGCTTTCCAAAATTTCAGTGTTATCTCCTATGCACTATCGTTATCTGGAAGATATCATTAACACCTTTATTGCGGCATTGGAAGGCCGGGGAGCACAAGGCAGGAAATGACACCTTCCACTTATTAACTATTCCGAAATGCCGACATAGTATCTGCTATCAATGCCAATGTAGCCTGATCCACTTCTTTCTGTGCATCTTCCACACCTCTTTTACTTTTTTGCCCGGCAGATATCTGTTTTTCCAACATTTCTGCCCCTGCATCTGCCAAACTGCTCTGATACGGATACTCATTTCCCTTCCGGTCAAGAATTTCCCTGATAATCTCTTCTATGGATTCTCTATAGATTGCCTGTGGAGAAAGGATATCCGGTGTTTCCCGGCAGTTTATATAATGAAGAACTGCATTAACAATAAACTGTGCCTTTCTATGAGGGCCTTGTTTTTCCAGCAGGCGTATCACTGTATCATGAGCTGGATCATTCTCATTAAATTTAATGCTGAACCGTTCCCGATTTCTTTTTCCGCTCATAGGCTCACCTGCCTATAGTTTCTGCTTTATAAAGAAATTCATACCCTTTTGCATTGGCGCTGATATCCTCTACAAATAACGGGGTTCCTACCTTTCGGGAAGCTTCTATCTGCCGGCGTAACAAAATTGCTCCACCTCCTACGAATACTACCATACCGGACATCAGATCCAGCATACGCTCCCGCAGGCTGTTTGCCAGATCATTTACAAAATCTTGTGCCAGTTTTTCTACCAGAGAAACAACCGCAGGAGAATAGGTACTTTCCCCACTTTTGAGGATACCATCAATATCTGCCTCTTCTAATAAAATATCAAATTCAGAGTTGGCTTTGGTCCGTATTCGGTTATACAGGAGGATCACACCATTTTCCAGAGAATCGCATACCGTCAGATCTGCCCGACCGGAACGCATCATCAGATAGTCTGCTGTAAATCCGCCGATATCAATAATAAGTACCCTTGGCTTTTCAATCAGCTTGTCCATCATAGTCACTGCTGCCGCAAATGCTTGTGGATAACAGCGAACATTTTCAATATAAATCGTATAAGACTTTCCACGATACCGAAACTTTTCAATACCACGGTTAGAAAAATACTGGATAAAAGACTGGTTCTGCGCTCCATAATGCGCCGGCGGCAGACCAACAGCAAGGCTGATACGCATAACTTCCTCTCCATATCCTTCCCCGGAAAGAATTTCTTCTGCGATTCCAAACAATGTAAGAATAAAAAAGCGGTCATCCTCTGTCTTATCTCTTTTATAAGGAATCCTCTGGTTTGACAGTGTATAAAACTTGTCCTGATATTCCAGGATGTCACTGCCGAAAGGTTTTGTGATACTTTCTGCCAGCCCGGATACAAAGGGCGGGCAATGGGGTGTTTTCATTTGTTTGTTGCCATGATCAATTGCAATTAACATAAGTTTTCCATCTCCTTTTTTCCTTTATACTTATCATATACGCATGGATTACGCATTTTTCAACAAACCAAGAAAAAATACAGGGCAGACAACATATCCTGCTGCCTTGCCCTGCATTCTGTCCTGTAAAACCTATCCTGTCTGTTCTGGTCAGGTATGTATTCCATAATACGCCTTCTCTATATTGTCCCGCCCATGAAGAATAATTCCTCCGCAAATTCCGGTTCCATAAGGCGTCTGTTCCCGGAAGAAAAAACTGTACGGCTCAAAATCATCGTATATTGTAATCTGCCTGCTGCCTTGCCCTGCAAAATGCCTCCAGAGAACCTTTCCCAACTTTTTCCGAAGAAGCTTTTCCTCCGTAACCGCCTTCAGGTTCCGTCTGCTCTGAAATGCTATTCTTGGCCTGGGCTTTTCATCCAAAGACAGAAGCTTTTTCTGCTCTCCATTATTTTTCCTGCTTTCCTCAACATACTCCTGAAATTTATCATAAGAAAGCAAAACCGTTTCTTCTCTTCCTAAAACCTTTCCTCCACCTGCATCACTCAGCCAGGTAAAATTTATGACCAGAATATCTGTCTCATCCATTGTTTTCCGTAGAGACAGTCTTGCAAAAGAATGGATATCAGATACAATCTTATATCCCTTTTCCTCCATCTCCTCTAATTCTTTGTCTGTTATCGTAAATCCTTGTGGAGAACGATATTCCTCTGATAATGTCCTTAGATAAACATAATCTTCAGATGCCGACAATTTTATCATGATTCTCTTGCTCATTTGATTTCCTCCTTTAAAGGCAGAAGAGAACTGTACAAGCTCTCTCCCATATATAAAATCCTATTATTTTACGATTCCTTCCCTATTCGTCAGCCATATGGGAAAACTGTACTATCCTAAGCCACCTCTTCTATAATGCGAAATGACATAATCAGATATTGCTTCGTATGCTCGCTGTCATTGCAATACGCACTGCAGATATCATTTTCAAACTCCCAAAAGGATGCTTTATTCCACCAAAGGACATTTCCCTTCCCATCGTTGGCAAGCGTTACTTCATTGTCTGGCTCATCTGGTATGATACTGTAAAATCCCTGGGTATTGGACTGAGTGATTCTGCGTTTCTGTCCGATATATTCTGGGCGGCAGTGAGAAATAATCTCAATGCTGCTTCCCTTCTTTAAAGACTTTTTTAACTGGTTTAAATTTTTGATCATATAGCTCTCCTTTTCTCATTGTTTTTAAAAAACGGATGCCCAAAAAGGACACCCGTTCTTTTTCTTATGCAGCCACAGCAAGTGCCGGGGCATGCAGGATCTTTTTTTCCCATATGTTCAGAAATCTCTGAACAGCTGGAGATGGCGGCTCGTTTTTATAACAACGTGCCTGGACCAGTCTTCCATTTTTAATCTCCACTGTACAGAGAGATTTCTCCTGTTCCCCGACTCTACGGACAAACAAGATCGTGCTTTCCCTTTTTACGACCTGCCTTACATAGCCTCCGACACAATGATGGAGATTTTGTCCTTCCTCCAGAATTTCCTTTGCCGTATGAGGAAGGAGCACAGCAAACCCATATTTCACAAAATGGTATTGCTGGTTCAACTCCTCAAACTGCTTCTGAATCTGCCTGTCATAAACCAGAGCCTGCTCTTTGTCAGAAATATCATTTACTTTATCATGGGCTTTCTTTAAGTCCGCCGGAAACAGGACAAAGCTGTTCTTCATATCCAGTTCCAGCCCTTCGCTCATGCACAGGTAATCCCGGTAATCTATCAAAACACTCTCCATACGGTAATACCCACCAATCTGATATAAGCTCTTTTTACAGAATTTTGCATACTGTTCATTTACATATTTCATCAGCTTATGAGGCGTCATATACTTTAGTGGAACAAGGAGATTTTCTGCTCTGCTGATGCCGAATTTTGCACACCACATCAACAGTTCCTCATTTAATTCCATTCTCGCATAAACCAGATCCCTCATCAACTTTATCTGTTCAAGTCCGGGATTGATTCTCTGGAGCATAGGGAGATAACTCTTATCAAACCCCAGTACTTCCTTTAGATTTTTTCCATTTGGATTAAATCCAGAATCCGAATTATAATAATAGTAGTTGCCAAATGCGATGTTTCCAGCCAAACGGTACAGCTTCAGCCTTACCAGATACTCCAGCATAGGATAGTGTTTATACGCTGCCAGATAGTCAAGGGCATAAAGCGGTTTCTGATCTGCCAGATAGAATTTCTTCAGCTGGGAATATTGCCACGGCGAATCGGCAAACACCTTTTCCAGATTTCTGTAATATAAAAATCCTGTCTGGTCAGCCTCAAAGTTATACCGCCAATAACTGAATACCGGACGGTCACCTGATCTCCATGGTGTAAGGCTATCGCGCTCTCCATAACCATAATAAAAGTGTTCTTCAGAAATTCTTCCATCTTCATCCCAGGAAAGAAAGGTTCTGGCATTTTCATAGATACTTTTATAAGGAATCTTTTCATCGCCATACTGATAGTAGATTTTAAGAAATCTGACAATAATCTCATTTGGAGAAATGCGCTGAAAAATCTGCAGCGTTTCCCGATCAATGATCATCCCGCGTTTTCCACGGCTCTTAAAAGTCACCGTTGCTTTACATACAGGACATACTCCTTTTTTATTATGCTTTACATTCGTTACCAGTATCTCCGCATTACATGCAGTACAGAACCCTTCCATACCTTTTTTCTTTCTGCTGTAAGTATAGAATACATAATGGGGAACCATCTCACGTTCTATTGTCCGGTTGATATTCCCTGGAAGAGCCGGAACCGACTTCATTCTCGCAAGAGTCTCTCTTTCTTTTTTCTTCCGACGCTCCTTCTTCCGTTTCTCCATAATGTCATACTGCATGCAGTACAGGCTTGTAAAACCCTTATTTCTTTTTTGTTTACAGAATCGGGTTACACGATCTTCATCACTAGCCGTATAAAAAGCACAATGCCTGCTGAAATCATAATCTCTTTGCAGATTGCAAAAAGCAGCTCTACTCCAGCTGGTGCTTCCGTCCTCTTTGCGGGATAAAGTAATATATTCTGTCCGGCTCTGGAACATAGTCCAGATGGGGAGAAAAATCCCATCTACAGCCTTTTCTCTTAAATAGATATACAATACCAGAATCCTCTGTCCCCCGATATTTTTTATCGCTGTCCTTACAATGTACTTCACCTTCTCTGCATGAAGCAGTCCATGATTTTGATTCATTTTCAGTCCTGGATCTGCAAATTTCCGACATTTTCTTTTATCTATCTTCATTTGCCGTTCCTCCCTATCCTGCAAGACCTGCCAACGTCATCTGCTGAAATTGTCCGCTGTCCACAGCTTTTTCCTGAAGCTTTTTTTCGGCCTTCTTCCTGCTTTTTTCTTTTCCGGTGCCTTTCTTCACTGCTGCCGTCGCACGTTTTGACTTCACACTGGATTTTCCACTGTAGGCTTTGGGTACAAACTTTTCTTCCTCCTGCCAGTCCTCCTTTGCATCCGGGTCACGGAAATATTCTTCCGCCCACTGATAACACAGGTCATCTGGCACATCGCTTCCATAGACACCGTATTCTGGCTTTATGTCATTATCTTTCATTTCCTGCTCCACAAATTCTCTGGCTTTCCGATTGATATAATGGAAACAGTGGATCATAGTCTTACGGGGATGCATGGTCAGTCTGGCAAAAGCAGGATCTTCCAGACACAATGTCTGAATATACTCTGACACGCATTCCTTCATATTCCGGCGGGTAAGCCTCTCAGTATCCGTTCCCACACGCTTCATGGCCTCTGCAGTCACTTCCTCATCGCTTAGTAAAGACATTCGTGCAAGCTGTACCTGCTCGGCCTCTTTCTTTGCTTTCTGTCTGGCCTCCCATTCTGCTTTACGCCTGGCTTCTGCCGCTTCATGCTCCCCACGCTTTTTATCTTCTGATTCTTTTTCTGCGCCGGAGGATTCTGCATTAGTTTCCTCCTGTTCTTCGGTTTCCTCTGTTTCATCCGTTTCCAGATCGGCGTTTCCTTCCGCACCATCTTCCTCCAGGCAGTCGCTTTCCTCAGATAAATCCGCCGGATTTCCTGTTTCTACGGCCGCCTCCTGAACCGGAAGCCCTCCGGCAGTTTCTGTTTCTTTATTAAACGGATTCTCTGAAAATTCTCTGGTAATCGGTAAAAAACCGTCCTCTTCAAACGGGTTATCTCCTATCTTCATTTCCATATCCATATTTGTAAAAGTATCCATAAAAATCTCCTTTCATAAAAATGGCATGGAGCAGGCCATTCCCATTCCATGCCATACGTTCCATCCGCTTCTTATCCTTTCATTGGCTTTGCAAGAAAGGGAGAGAAACGGACAGGTTCAAATATTCTGCCATCCACATAAAAATAGCGGCGGCCGGTCTCATCGTCTAATTCCACCACATCCG is a window of Enterocloster clostridioformis DNA encoding:
- a CDS encoding PcfK-like family protein, which produces MDTFTNMDMEMKIGDNPFEEDGFLPITREFSENPFNKETETAGGLPVQEAAVETGNPADLSEESDCLEEDGAEGNADLETDETEETEEQEETNAESSGAEKESEDKKRGEHEAAEARRKAEWEARQKAKKEAEQVQLARMSLLSDEEVTAEAMKRVGTDTERLTRRNMKECVSEYIQTLCLEDPAFARLTMHPRKTMIHCFHYINRKAREFVEQEMKDNDIKPEYGVYGSDVPDDLCYQWAEEYFRDPDAKEDWQEEEKFVPKAYSGKSSVKSKRATAAVKKGTGKEKSRKKAEKKLQEKAVDSGQFQQMTLAGLAG
- a CDS encoding DUF6809 family protein; its protein translation is MLNDAWMKMAQFLGSLNRENMNRKSYVRTSEYEEALAVWKQTEPEWEKFLETLSAEQQDKVEKMKDCLEDLSSAQEGRAYIQGYADCIQALYHMGLLKENEGLKWAEKVEFEEIR
- a CDS encoding PcfJ domain-containing protein, producing MEKRKKERRKKKERETLARMKSVPALPGNINRTIEREMVPHYVFYTYSRKKKGMEGFCTACNAEILVTNVKHNKKGVCPVCKATVTFKSRGKRGMIIDRETLQIFQRISPNEIIVRFLKIYYQYGDEKIPYKSIYENARTFLSWDEDGRISEEHFYYGYGERDSLTPWRSGDRPVFSYWRYNFEADQTGFLYYRNLEKVFADSPWQYSQLKKFYLADQKPLYALDYLAAYKHYPMLEYLVRLKLYRLAGNIAFGNYYYYNSDSGFNPNGKNLKEVLGFDKSYLPMLQRINPGLEQIKLMRDLVYARMELNEELLMWCAKFGISRAENLLVPLKYMTPHKLMKYVNEQYAKFCKKSLYQIGGYYRMESVLIDYRDYLCMSEGLELDMKNSFVLFPADLKKAHDKVNDISDKEQALVYDRQIQKQFEELNQQYHFVKYGFAVLLPHTAKEILEEGQNLHHCVGGYVRQVVKRESTILFVRRVGEQEKSLCTVEIKNGRLVQARCYKNEPPSPAVQRFLNIWEKKILHAPALAVAA
- a CDS encoding helix-turn-helix domain-containing protein; translated protein: MDELLKQIGNRILGRRKQLRMTQDELAEKAGVTPQTISSAELGKKALRPENIIRVCSALDISTDYLLLGIINTNDHSVLLSKISVLSPMHYRYLEDIINTFIAALEGRGAQGRK
- a CDS encoding TetR/AcrR family transcriptional regulator — encoded protein: MNDRFFALPEERQMQIVNAAYEVFSQNSYKNASMSRLADAGGVSKSLLFHYFINKKELYLYLWEHACRRFHEAVMECHIPVTDFFDVIYQRVRAMCVFMREVPSIYIFTLRALFEENQEIKEILRHNDMFVFGNGTDDIAFLADRDSFRPGIDTQLLLEEINGYLLSCYWQMFSSGKLDPDCLERDFLKRIKQWKMAYLKEDIVQKNEKIEGSDFLIS
- a CDS encoding RNA polymerase sigma factor, with the protein product MNSFTNEELMDLIQKATAGDKQSLETVMTGIQDLVFNLSLRMLGTFPDAEDASQDILLKVMTHLSSFKGESSFSTWVFRIAVNHLKDYKKHMFANVPLSFEFYGSDIQNAKTEDIPDLTQNVEKAILAEELKMSCTNVMLQCLDTESRCIFILGTMFKVDSRIAGDILGITPEAYRQRLSRVRKKMADFLTEYCGEYGKGKCHCENRVNYAIQSHRIHPSQLYFQTAVPAQVMLDVKEAMEEIDDLSQEFSFCKTYQSPENLKQFIEEFLSGTSFSVVGNG
- a CDS encoding DUF4120 family protein, whose translation is MSKRIMIKLSASEDYVYLRTLSEEYRSPQGFTITDKELEEMEEKGYKIVSDIHSFARLSLRKTMDETDILVINFTWLSDAGGGKVLGREETVLLSYDKFQEYVEESRKNNGEQKKLLSLDEKPRPRIAFQSRRNLKAVTEEKLLRKKLGKVLWRHFAGQGSRQITIYDDFEPYSFFFREQTPYGTGICGGIILHGRDNIEKAYYGIHT
- a CDS encoding ParM/StbA family protein, with the translated sequence MLIAIDHGNKQMKTPHCPPFVSGLAESITKPFGSDILEYQDKFYTLSNQRIPYKRDKTEDDRFFILTLFGIAEEILSGEGYGEEVMRISLAVGLPPAHYGAQNQSFIQYFSNRGIEKFRYRGKSYTIYIENVRCYPQAFAAAVTMMDKLIEKPRVLIIDIGGFTADYLMMRSGRADLTVCDSLENGVILLYNRIRTKANSEFDILLEEADIDGILKSGESTYSPAVVSLVEKLAQDFVNDLANSLRERMLDLMSGMVVFVGGGAILLRRQIEASRKVGTPLFVEDISANAKGYEFLYKAETIGR
- a CDS encoding DUF2461 domain-containing protein, giving the protein MDTQIILNYLKELNQNNNREWYHAHKTEYKEANAQFEALVETLIFRIGEFDSQIHPRDAKELTFKLTRDTRFSHDKSPYNPAFRAHIGPDGKLPVPVGYYLMIKPGGGSFLGGGLFADMFKDATLMIRDYIAANGEEWEKIISGPEFQKEFAVQGTALKKVPAGYDQEHPQAEFLKFKSWYLEYPVKDETIADGENFLSEAVRLFRIMKPFNDFLNRALVGFQMPTR